The sequence CTTGGTCATCCGCCTGAAGGTCACCGAGTCCCCACTGTTCCTGGCCCTGGAAGACAAGGCCGAAGAGCGCAAGACCCCCTTCATGGAAGTCATCACCAAGTACCCGAAGTCCGTTATCCGCGGAACCCTGGTAGGCATGAGCTCCTACACCGTGCAGGGCCTGATGACCGTCTGGGCCATCTCCTACGTGGTCGAAGAAGTCGGCATGGACCGCACCGCGGTGCTGAACATCAAGGCCATCGGCGCCGCCCTGACAGTGGTGGGCATCTGGGTATCCTCGCGCTACTCCGACAAGCTGGGCCGCCGCCCGGTCATGATGGTCGGCATCCTCGCCGGCGCCGTGGCCGCCCTGCCGATCATGTGGATGCTGGAACTGGGCCAGCTGTGGCTGTTCGCCATCGCGCTGTTCGTGGCCAACGGCATCATCCAGGCCTTCATCTTCGGGCCGTTCGGCGCGTTCACCGCCGAGCTGTTCCCCACGCGCATCCGCTACACCGGCGCCTCGCTGGTCTACCAGCTCTCCTCCACCGTGGGCGCAGGTTTCACCCCGATGATCGTTGCGGGCCTGGTGCTGCTGGGCGGCGGCTCGCTGTGGATCGCCGGCGGCGTCTGGGCCGCCGCGTTCATCGTGGCCGCGCTGGCAATGCGCGGCATCAAGGAAGGCCGCGATGCCGACCTCGAAGCCGAGGAGATGAGCCACTAGCCTCTCGGTACCTGGAGCGCGGGGCCGGTTGGAACCTATGGGTTCCGGCCGGCCTCGCGCTCTTTCTCGGCTCCGGTTTCCTCGCAGAAGTCCAAGAAGGCGCGCAGCCGCAGGCTCGGGCGTTCCGAGGCGGTGTAGGCCACGCAGATGTCGCTGACCCCTACCTCGCCCTCGATCTCCAGCACCGACAGCGGCAACCCGTCGTAGCTCAGGTTGACCGGCGGGCGCTGCACCAAAACCGTGTAGCCCAGCCCGCGGGCCACCATCCCGCGCACGGCCTCGAAGCTCTGCGAACTCCAGCGCACCTTCAGATCCAGGCCCGACATGCGCAGGTTCACCAGCTGGTTATCGCGCACCGTGGGAATGTCCAGGGAGACGAAGTCGTCATCGGCCAGCTCGGCCAGCGCCACGGATTTGCGGTTCGCCAGCCGATGATTGCCGCCTACCAGCACATAGGGGCGGCCGGACATCACCCGGCGCCAGGAAACCTGCGGCAGCAGGTGGCGGGTGTGGGTGAGCACCGCATCCAGATGGCCCTTGAGCATGCGCTCCTGCAGCTCGGCGCCGTCGCCTTCCACCAAGGTCACCTGCAGGTCCGGGTGGACATTGGTGAAGCGTTCGCAAATCACCGGGATCCAGAAGGCGGCCAGCGAGGAATAGCAGCCGATCACCATCGGACCGGAGAGCTTGGTCTGGCGTTCGACAATCAGGTCCTGCACCTCTTCGGCATGGCGCACCAGCGCCCGCGAATCCAGCAGGAAGTCGGTGCCGACAGCGGTGAGCACCACCCCTCGAGCCCCGCGGCGCACCAGCAGCTGAGAGCCGACGGCACGTTCCAGCTCGTCCATCGACTGCGACATGGCTGCCTGGGAAATATGGCACTGCTTCGCCGCCGCGGAAATGGAGCCGAGTTCCGCTACGGCGA comes from Glutamicibacter arilaitensis Re117 and encodes:
- a CDS encoding MFS transporter; this encodes MGGEWGGAMLMALEHAPKERRGFAASFANMGGPAGAVLATLAVSAVSIMPNEQFLAWGWRIPFLISIALVAIGLVIRLKVTESPLFLALEDKAEERKTPFMEVITKYPKSVIRGTLVGMSSYTVQGLMTVWAISYVVEEVGMDRTAVLNIKAIGAALTVVGIWVSSRYSDKLGRRPVMMVGILAGAVAALPIMWMLELGQLWLFAIALFVANGIIQAFIFGPFGAFTAELFPTRIRYTGASLVYQLSSTVGAGFTPMIVAGLVLLGGGSLWIAGGVWAAAFIVAALAMRGIKEGRDADLEAEEMSH
- a CDS encoding LysR family transcriptional regulator, producing MINYTLRQLQYFVAVAELGSISAAAKQCHISQAAMSQSMDELERAVGSQLLVRRGARGVVLTAVGTDFLLDSRALVRHAEEVQDLIVERQTKLSGPMVIGCYSSLAAFWIPVICERFTNVHPDLQVTLVEGDGAELQERMLKGHLDAVLTHTRHLLPQVSWRRVMSGRPYVLVGGNHRLANRKSVALAELADDDFVSLDIPTVRDNQLVNLRMSGLDLKVRWSSQSFEAVRGMVARGLGYTVLVQRPPVNLSYDGLPLSVLEIEGEVGVSDICVAYTASERPSLRLRAFLDFCEETGAEKEREAGRNP